One Pectobacterium cacticida genomic window, CTGCTAACGATAACACGATTTATTATCATTAAGTCACATCCCGCTTCTGACCAGGTATTAAGCTCATCATATGCGCCATTGTTCTATGATTTTATTTTCTTTGATGATATCCGTGTCTGGGAGTTTGCCTGTTCATGCGCAACCCACCGTCCCCGCGATAACCGAACAAGCGAAGTCCCAATTTGAAGTTAGGCGCGTTAAGATGAAAAGTCATGCACAACACGCTTATCGTATTTTCATTGCCCAACCACGCCAACCTGCGCCAGACGGCGGCTATCCGATACTCTATATGCTGGACGGTAACGCCCAATTTCCTGTTGCCATAAATAGCTATAATGTCAAAAACGGCCCGCCGCCGCTCATTGTCGCTATCGGTTATCCAACCGAGAAACCTTACGACGTACCCGCACGCACGCGCGACTACACGCCGCCGACCACCATTTCCGACCCGGACTTTGCCGCCGGAGGCGAAGCCGAGACGTTTTACCAATTCCTACAAACTACGGTAAAGCCTTGGATTGAAGCACACTACGCCGTCAACACACAAAAACAAACACTTGCCGGGCACTCTTTCGGCGGTTTATTTACGCTGTACACGCTTTTCAATCATACCCCATCGTTCCAACACTACGTTGCCGCCAGCCCATCTATTTGGTGGGGAAATGGCGTAGTGATTCCTGATAGAACGCCGCTACTCCCGACGCCACCGTTATCAATAACCATTACCGTAGGCGCGAATGAGGCGGCGATGACGACAACGCCGTCGAACAACCCCATTGATGAAAAACAGGCAGAAAGACTCAGACAAAGAAAGATGGTAGAAAGGGCTAAAACGCTCGCGACACAGCTCAAGGAACAAGGCGCAAACACCGCATTTATTGTGTTCCCGGGCAAAGGCCATGGCGACGTGATCCCGGATGCCATTGGTAAAGCCGTCGCTATCGCAGGACGAGAATAAAGGGAATCAAGCACAAAAAAACCGACCACCAGGCGAATGCAGGCCGCTTAGGTATGGATTCAGGGGGAAACACGATGATGAGGTTCCCGCAGAGATGCCTCACACCGTGGTCGCCCCCCGGTATCCCGCCTTTAAACGAACGACATTAACCACCAAGCCGGTTTTTTGTATACCGCTTTTACTTTTGAGCTTCTCGCTCAGCGATAAATTCCAGCGCTTTATCTATACGCGTTAACGAACGTTGCTGACCAATAGCCTGTACAGTGACATCAACGCCAGGAGATTGCCCCGCCCCGGTCACCGCGACACGCAACGGCATACCGACTTTGCCCATCCCTTGCCCTAATTCGTCCGCCGTACTCTGAATGGCGTGATGGATATTCTCCGCCGTCCAATCAGTGATTGCCGCCAGCTTCTCACGTACGCGTTCTAGTGGTTGGCGTGCGACAGGACGCAGGTGTTTCTTGGCCGCATCAGCGTCAAACGTAGCAAAATCCTCATAGAAATAACGACAAGAATTCGCTATTTCTTTCAATGTCTTGCATCGTTCCCCCAACAGGCCGACCAATTCGCTCAATTGCGGCCCGGTGCGGGTATCGATTCCTGCTTGCTCGATATGCCATGACAAATGCGTCGCCACGTAATCTGCTGGTAAGTGGTTAATATAATAGTGGTTTAGCCATTGCAGCTTCTCGGTATTGAAGGCACTTGCCGACTTACTAACGGCTTCCAGTGAAAATAAAGACGTCATCTCATCAATAGAGAGAATTTCCCGATCGCCAGAAGACCACCCCAAACGCACCAGATAATTCAGCAACGCCTCCGGTAGATAACCATCATCACGGTATTGCATTACCCCAACCGCACCGTGGCGTTTAGACAATTTCTTACCATCATCACCCAGAATCATCGACACATGCGCATATTCTGGCACGGGTGCGCCCAGCGCTTTAAGAATGTTGATCTGGCGCGGCGTGTTATTTATATGATCTTCACCACGAATCACATGCGTAATGGCCATATCCCAATCATCAATAACGACACAGAAGTTATAGGTCGGAGAGCCGTCGGTACGGCGGATGATCAAATCGTCAAGTTCCTGGTTGCTGAATTCGATCGGCCCACGGATGCGATCGTTAAAGATGACAGACCCTTCCTGAGGGTTAAGGAAACGAACAACATGTGGCTCGCTATCAGCATGATGTTCGTGAGAACCCCGGCAATGGCCGTCGTAGCGTGGTTTTTCGCCATTTGCCATCTGCTGTTCACGCAGCGCTTCTAGGCGCTCTTTCGAGCAATAACATTTATAAGCCGTTCCGTTTTCTAACATCTGGTCGATAACCGTGTTATAACGATCAAAACGTTTAGTTTGGTAATACGGACCTTCATCCCAGTTAAGACCTAGCCAGTTCATCCCATCCATGATGGCATCAATCGCGTCCTGGGTTGAGCGCTCAAGATCGGTATCTTCAATACGTAAAACGAATTCGCCGCCCTGATGGCGAGCGAACAGCCAGGAATAAAGCGCAGTTCGCGCGCCACCAACGTGAAGATATCCAGTAGGACTTGGGGCAAAACGGGTTTTAATTTTCATTTAGCATCATAGCCTTATTACGCAACGGCTGTCGGCACAGACCGACATAAGCTCAAAAGAACAAGAGTGGGCAACATTCTATCACTCTGCTTCGAATCCTCAACGGCGTAACATAGGCCGCAGCTTTTATTCTGGCAGGAAAGATAAGCAGTAGGCTAAATAGTGCCACGATATGGGGCCAACGGCGACAATGACAACGGCTTGCCTAATTTTGCAACGAACAACCATTTTAGTTTTAAAAAGCGTTGACTCACCTTCAAGTATCCCTATAATGCGACTCCACACAGCGGGGGTGATTAGCTCAGCTGGGAGAGCACCTCCCTTACAAGGAGGGGGTCGGCGGTTCGATCCCGTCATCACCCACCATATTTTGTTATTGATATCGGTGTTCCGTTGTGTAGCGTTAAGAGAATTTGAGATTGGGTGATTAGCTCAGCTGGGAGAGCACCTCCCTTACAAGGAGGGGGTCGGCGGTTCGATCCCGTCATCACCCACCATTCTCATTCCAGCGACTTTTCTTAACGCAAGTAGAAGTAGACGTAGTAAAGCAGTGGGTGATTAGCTCAGCTGGGAGAGCACCTCCCTTACAAGGAGGGGGTCGGCGGTTCGATCCCGTCATCACCCACCACTTCTGCGGGTCGTTAGCTCAGTTGGTAGAGCAGTTGACTTTTAATCAATTGGTCGCAGGTTCGAATCCTGCACGACCCACCAAATTATCTTCTTGGGGCGCTGCATAGAGTCCGGAGAAGTAAAAAAGCCGTATCACTGCCAACAGTGGTACAGCTTTTTTATATTCCTTTCCGTGTACTGATGAGTACAGTATAAATGAGTCGTTAATAACCTCTGCGCCCCACCTATTACACATCATATATAATAATCATAAAATCAGTCCGATCGAAAACCCGCATCATCACCATAACACATTGCTCAGCTGGACTTTCTTGAAAAGTCATTAGGCGCTTGCCATAAAATAACTACGAGATTAAAGTAGCATTTCGTTATAAAAAATAGCTATGGGAATGGATAAAAATAAAAAATTAAAATTAGAAAGCGGCCTCTTTCGCGCAATGAAGATATTTCTTTGTGTTGTAAACAGTGGTAGTTTTACTACCGCCGCTCAACAATGTAATCTTACAACTAGCCAAGTCTCCAGAGCAATAAAAGATCTCGAAGAACGATTAAGTACACGTTTATTATACCGATCCACAAGAAACCTGTCAGTTACTGATATTGGTAAATGGTATTCAGAACAATGCAAGAACATATTAGATCTCACACTGCAAGCAGAACAAAGCATAGCATTTTCTGCATCTAATCCAAAAGGAAGAGTAAAGGTGAGTTCTATGAATAACTTTGGATCGCATTATCTTTATTCACTAATAATTGAATTTCAGAAAAAGCATCCTGAGATTATTATCGATTACAGCGAATCTAATGAATTCCCTGAAATCGTCAGGAAAGGCATCGACTCAGGTATTTTTATTGATAAATCTCTTCCAGACTCATCATTAAAAGCGAAAAAGATAGGCGAGGCATTCTCAATTATTTGTGCCACGCATGAGTACATAAATATGCATAATCCAATTACATCACCTGAATGTCTGAAAAGACATCCATTATTGAGTATAAATAATTCAACATCTTTTTCTTACTGGCAACTATATTCCGGTAGTCAGTCTCTTAAGATTCACCCCCAAAATATACTCACATCCACCAACCCAGAGTTGATTTACAAAAGTGTATTAAATAACCTTGGCATTGCTCTCTTACCATTTTACACAGTTGTTGATGCTTTTAGAAATGGCAAGTTAATTAGGATATTACCAACATGGGAATCAAATCATGTTAATATTTATCAAATCACCCCATCGGGCAGTTTTATTAATGAAGCGACATCGACTTGGAACCGTTTTATTAGTGAAGAACTGCCTAAAAAAATAGAACATGATCTATTATACTTTTAATATAGATACGTCCTACTATTTTAGCCACTCATTTGTCCATCCTTTTATCTCCAAATCCTATTAACCATTTATCTTCAACATTTAAATTTACGCAAAACATGACATAAAAAAATAGAAAGATTATTGCATTTTCTGCAATAGAGTTTTCATTAAAATGACATTGAAAACAGAAAACAGTGGCGTTAGTATTCTTAACTAAGATAATCACCTATAATACATCAATTTACTATTACAAAAAATTAATTTCAAAGGTGAAAATCTGGCATCCATGTCACGACAATACATTTAATATTATTCAAAGGGGAAAGAGAGTGAGAAAATATTTCAGAAAAAGGAAAATTTCTTCCGAATATATAATATTAATTGCAGCGTTTATTGTTCTATCTGCCAACCTACGTGCACCGCTAACGGCTTTGCCGGCAGTGATAGATGATATTAGAAGTGATCTCCATATAGATTCTGTTTTGGCGGGGACATTAACGACAATACCGGTACTATGCTTTGGATTATTGGTGCCGCTGGCCTCTATTATTTTAAAAAGAGTAAGTATTGAGCGAGCCATTTTTATTGTATTATTAGGCGTCATTTTAGGAACATTACTACGCTCTTTCGGTGACTTTACGACAATTTGGGTTGGAACATTGTTATTAGGAGGGGCATTATCCCTTGGAAATATCGTCAGCTTAATGGTGATTGCGCGAGATTTTAGACATAATTCGGGTTTAATGACAGGCATCTACGTGATGGCAATGAGTATTGGTGCTACGTTAACTTCAGCATTAACTGCGCCATTGGCATCGATATTAGGTTGGCAAATTGCATTGTCCTGTTGGAGCATTCTTGCATTATTAGGAATTGTCTTGTGGGCGAAAGTCAATAATAACAAAAAGGAGCTATTTCCACACCCAAAGAAACCCCTCCATCTCATTCTAATCCGACAGAGTTAAATACAAAAATAAAGCCGGTC contains:
- the gltX gene encoding glutamate--tRNA ligase, producing MKIKTRFAPSPTGYLHVGGARTALYSWLFARHQGGEFVLRIEDTDLERSTQDAIDAIMDGMNWLGLNWDEGPYYQTKRFDRYNTVIDQMLENGTAYKCYCSKERLEALREQQMANGEKPRYDGHCRGSHEHHADSEPHVVRFLNPQEGSVIFNDRIRGPIEFSNQELDDLIIRRTDGSPTYNFCVVIDDWDMAITHVIRGEDHINNTPRQINILKALGAPVPEYAHVSMILGDDGKKLSKRHGAVGVMQYRDDGYLPEALLNYLVRLGWSSGDREILSIDEMTSLFSLEAVSKSASAFNTEKLQWLNHYYINHLPADYVATHLSWHIEQAGIDTRTGPQLSELVGLLGERCKTLKEIANSCRYFYEDFATFDADAAKKHLRPVARQPLERVREKLAAITDWTAENIHHAIQSTADELGQGMGKVGMPLRVAVTGAGQSPGVDVTVQAIGQQRSLTRIDKALEFIAEREAQK
- a CDS encoding CynX/NimT family MFS transporter, whose amino-acid sequence is MRKYFRKRKISSEYIILIAAFIVLSANLRAPLTALPAVIDDIRSDLHIDSVLAGTLTTIPVLCFGLLVPLASIILKRVSIERAIFIVLLGVILGTLLRSFGDFTTIWVGTLLLGGALSLGNIVSLMVIARDFRHNSGLMTGIYVMAMSIGATLTSALTAPLASILGWQIALSCWSILALLGIVLWAKVNNNKKELFPHPKKPLHLILIRQS
- a CDS encoding LysR family transcriptional regulator; this translates as MGMDKNKKLKLESGLFRAMKIFLCVVNSGSFTTAAQQCNLTTSQVSRAIKDLEERLSTRLLYRSTRNLSVTDIGKWYSEQCKNILDLTLQAEQSIAFSASNPKGRVKVSSMNNFGSHYLYSLIIEFQKKHPEIIIDYSESNEFPEIVRKGIDSGIFIDKSLPDSSLKAKKIGEAFSIICATHEYINMHNPITSPECLKRHPLLSINNSTSFSYWQLYSGSQSLKIHPQNILTSTNPELIYKSVLNNLGIALLPFYTVVDAFRNGKLIRILPTWESNHVNIYQITPSGSFINEATSTWNRFISEELPKKIEHDLLYF
- a CDS encoding alpha/beta hydrolase translates to MKSHAQHAYRIFIAQPRQPAPDGGYPILYMLDGNAQFPVAINSYNVKNGPPPLIVAIGYPTEKPYDVPARTRDYTPPTTISDPDFAAGGEAETFYQFLQTTVKPWIEAHYAVNTQKQTLAGHSFGGLFTLYTLFNHTPSFQHYVAASPSIWWGNGVVIPDRTPLLPTPPLSITITVGANEAAMTTTPSNNPIDEKQAERLRQRKMVERAKTLATQLKEQGANTAFIVFPGKGHGDVIPDAIGKAVAIAGRE